A single genomic interval of Nonomuraea rubra harbors:
- a CDS encoding MFS transporter: MCGAIFLEGIDVAMLNVALPSIRADLGLSTGMLSGVVSAYVLGYGGFMLLGGRAADLLGRRRMFLFWLVVFLLFSGLGGFADEGWVLLVARFVTGVAAAFMTPAGLSLITTNFPEGPQRNRALLIYAGTAAGGFALGLVIGGLLAAIGWRWVFFAPVLLALVILVAAIPLIKDQGERRAAGGFDVAGAISVTGAMILLVYGVVRLEHLSDGPLLTAAAFAGGLALLAIFVAVERRSAAPLVRLGILRSGPLVRANVMAALLTASFFGFQFLVTLYLQELRGWSTIQTGLALLAAAADVVLAPTLTPWLVNRFGNAKVVLGGLVSGLLAYALFLGVGLDWTYAAMLPSMLLIGLMFAFVYGPLTIVATDGIAEHEQGLAGGLINSSFQFGAALGLSMVTAVNVAALGAATGAEAGLEAMRTALVVPVTATLLAALIGVAGLRTRARKPAGDEVLSAT, from the coding sequence TTGTGCGGGGCCATCTTCCTGGAGGGCATCGACGTGGCGATGCTGAACGTCGCCCTCCCGTCCATCCGGGCCGACCTCGGGCTGTCCACCGGCATGCTGAGCGGGGTCGTGAGCGCGTACGTGCTCGGCTACGGCGGTTTCATGCTGCTCGGCGGCCGGGCGGCCGACCTGCTGGGGCGGCGGCGGATGTTCCTGTTCTGGCTGGTGGTGTTCCTGCTGTTCTCGGGGCTCGGCGGCTTCGCGGACGAGGGGTGGGTGCTGCTGGTGGCCAGGTTCGTCACCGGGGTGGCCGCCGCGTTCATGACGCCCGCCGGCCTGTCCCTGATCACCACGAACTTCCCCGAGGGCCCCCAGCGCAACAGGGCCCTGCTCATCTACGCCGGCACGGCCGCGGGCGGCTTCGCGCTCGGGCTGGTGATCGGCGGGCTGCTGGCCGCGATCGGCTGGCGCTGGGTGTTCTTCGCCCCCGTGCTGCTGGCGCTGGTCATCCTGGTCGCCGCCATCCCCCTGATCAAGGACCAGGGGGAGCGCCGGGCGGCGGGCGGCTTCGACGTGGCGGGCGCGATCAGCGTCACCGGCGCGATGATCCTGCTCGTCTACGGCGTCGTCCGCCTGGAGCACCTCTCCGACGGCCCGCTCCTGACGGCCGCGGCCTTCGCCGGGGGCCTGGCCCTGCTGGCGATCTTCGTCGCCGTCGAACGCCGCTCCGCCGCCCCGCTCGTCCGGCTCGGGATCCTGCGCTCGGGCCCGCTGGTCCGCGCGAACGTCATGGCCGCGCTGCTCACGGCCTCGTTCTTCGGCTTCCAGTTCCTGGTCACGCTGTACCTCCAGGAGCTGCGCGGCTGGTCCACCATCCAGACGGGGCTGGCCCTGCTGGCGGCCGCCGCGGACGTGGTGCTGGCCCCCACGCTCACGCCGTGGCTGGTCAACCGGTTCGGCAACGCCAAGGTCGTGCTCGGCGGCCTGGTGTCGGGACTGCTGGCGTACGCGCTGTTCCTCGGGGTGGGCCTGGACTGGACGTACGCGGCCATGCTGCCGTCGATGCTGCTGATCGGCCTGATGTTCGCCTTCGTCTACGGCCCGCTGACGATCGTGGCCACGGACGGCATCGCCGAGCACGAGCAGGGCCTGGCAGGCGGCCTGATCAACTCCTCGTTCCAGTTCGGCGCGGCCCTCGGCCTGTCGATGGTGACCGCTGTGAACGTGGCGGCCCTGGGCGCGGCGACGGGCGCCGAGGCCGGGTTGGAGGCGATGCGCACGGCCCTGGTCGTGCCGGTCACGGCCACGCTGCTGGCCGCGCTCATCGGCGTCGCGGGCCTGCGTACGCGAGCCCGCAAGCCCGCCGGGGACGAGGTGCTGAGCGCTACTTGA
- a CDS encoding LCP family protein yields MTEDDRTRAMRSPGDGRPLPPRPSDGLRSGGAPAHHLPSGGPGAPTHKLPAAAQVPESPRVDEPVRGSSRVYGRERSGKSPVRPFKSRGQEPPRGPGGPAGRGGGPRGPRRRISWKAVVAVVAGLLVVLLVAAVALFFVIDSRLSGIDGVLDDYEGRPADTPGTNWLLVGSDSRKGLTAAQRKKLATGQAAGQRTDSMMLLHIPEGSDKPTLVSLPRDSAVTIPGKGRDKLNSAYAIGGPKLLVRTVETVTGVHVDHYMEIGFAGFVDIVDAIGGVEINVRAAVNDPKAGLNLKKGVQELNGSQALGYVRTRKGGALPDFERTKRQRQFLGAVVKKAASPGVLLNPFTSIPLAFSATDAVEVDSGTGAFNMLSLGLAMGDSPVTTVVPFGGNEVIPGGGTAVKWDRAKALALFDALKSDQPVPKEVVDAS; encoded by the coding sequence GTGACCGAGGACGACCGGACCCGGGCCATGCGCTCACCAGGCGACGGCCGCCCGCTCCCGCCACGGCCCAGTGACGGCCTGCGCTCGGGGGGCGCGCCCGCTCACCACCTTCCCTCGGGAGGGCCGGGAGCGCCGACTCACAAGCTTCCCGCCGCTGCCCAGGTTCCCGAGTCGCCGCGGGTCGACGAGCCCGTGCGGGGGAGCTCGCGGGTCTACGGGCGCGAACGTTCGGGCAAGAGCCCGGTCAGGCCGTTCAAATCGCGCGGCCAGGAGCCGCCCAGAGGGCCGGGAGGCCCTGCCGGGCGTGGCGGAGGGCCCAGGGGCCCGCGCAGGAGGATCTCCTGGAAGGCGGTCGTCGCCGTGGTCGCCGGGCTCCTGGTGGTGCTGCTGGTCGCGGCCGTGGCGCTGTTCTTCGTGATCGACTCGCGGCTCTCGGGCATCGACGGGGTGCTCGACGACTACGAGGGCCGGCCCGCCGACACCCCGGGCACCAACTGGCTGCTCGTCGGCTCCGACAGCCGCAAGGGCCTGACCGCCGCCCAGCGCAAGAAGCTGGCCACCGGGCAGGCCGCGGGGCAGCGTACGGACTCGATGATGCTGCTGCACATCCCCGAGGGCAGCGACAAGCCCACGCTGGTCAGCCTGCCGCGCGACTCGGCCGTCACCATCCCCGGCAAGGGCCGCGACAAGCTCAACTCCGCGTACGCCATCGGCGGCCCCAAGCTGCTCGTCCGCACCGTGGAGACGGTCACGGGGGTGCACGTGGACCACTACATGGAGATCGGCTTCGCCGGCTTCGTGGACATCGTGGACGCCATCGGCGGGGTCGAGATCAACGTGCGCGCGGCCGTGAACGACCCCAAGGCGGGCCTCAACCTGAAGAAGGGCGTCCAGGAGCTCAACGGCTCGCAGGCGCTCGGCTACGTACGCACCCGCAAGGGCGGCGCGCTGCCCGACTTCGAGCGGACCAAGCGGCAGCGGCAGTTCCTCGGCGCGGTGGTGAAGAAGGCCGCGAGCCCGGGCGTGCTGCTCAACCCGTTCACCTCGATCCCGCTGGCGTTCAGCGCCACGGACGCGGTCGAGGTCGACTCGGGCACGGGCGCGTTCAACATGCTCTCGCTGGGGCTGGCCATGGGTGACAGCCCGGTGACCACGGTGGTGCCGTTCGGCGGCAACGAGGTGATCCCGGGTGGCGGCACGGCGGTCAAGTGGGACCGGGCGAAGGCGCTGGCGCTGTTCGACGCGTTGAAGTCGGACCAGCCGGTGCCGAAGGAGGTCGTGGACGCGAGCTGA
- a CDS encoding rhodanese-like domain-containing protein, with amino-acid sequence MTVPEIEASAVPADAYLLDVREQDEWLAGHAPEAVHIPMTQIQGRVDEVPGDRTVYVVCRVGGRSMNVAAWLNQLGRDAVNVGGGMQAWESASKPMVSETGQPPYVA; translated from the coding sequence ATGACCGTTCCCGAGATCGAGGCCAGCGCCGTTCCCGCAGACGCCTACCTGCTCGACGTCCGCGAGCAGGACGAATGGCTCGCGGGCCACGCGCCCGAGGCCGTGCACATCCCGATGACCCAGATCCAGGGCCGGGTGGACGAGGTGCCCGGCGACCGCACCGTCTACGTCGTCTGCCGGGTGGGCGGCCGCTCCATGAACGTGGCGGCCTGGCTCAACCAGCTCGGGCGCGACGCGGTCAACGTGGGGGGCGGCATGCAGGCGTGGGAGTCCGCGAGCAAGCCGATGGTCAGCGAGACGGGACAGCCTCCGTACGTGGCCTGA
- a CDS encoding Fpg/Nei family DNA glycosylase has protein sequence MPELPEVESLTHFLRERAVGRTILGVDVVAFQALKTFDPPVTALGGLTVTGVARHGKFLDLDCDGLHLVIHLARAGWLRWRDDLSGAKPVRPGKGPLAVRVRLAPDDEGLAPGFELTEAGTQKRLAVYVTKNPDDVPGVAALGPDPLAESFTVEALKRIVGGNRTQIKGLLRDQKVIAGIGNAYSDEVLHAAKMSPFKIAATLTDAQIADLHEAIVTTLSDAVERAHGLAAKDLKAEKKSGLRVHNRTGQPCDVCGDTIREVSFADSSLQYCPTCQTGGKPLADRRLSKLLK, from the coding sequence ATGCCCGAACTTCCCGAAGTGGAGTCACTCACCCACTTCCTGCGCGAGCGGGCGGTGGGCCGCACGATCCTCGGCGTCGACGTGGTCGCCTTCCAGGCGCTCAAGACGTTCGATCCGCCGGTCACGGCGCTCGGCGGGCTGACCGTCACGGGCGTGGCCAGGCACGGCAAGTTCCTCGACCTCGACTGCGACGGCCTGCACCTGGTCATCCACCTGGCCCGCGCGGGGTGGCTGCGCTGGCGTGACGACCTGTCCGGCGCCAAGCCGGTACGGCCTGGCAAGGGGCCGCTGGCGGTCCGGGTCAGGCTGGCGCCCGACGACGAGGGGCTGGCGCCGGGCTTCGAGCTGACGGAGGCGGGGACGCAGAAGCGGCTCGCCGTCTATGTCACGAAAAATCCGGACGATGTGCCTGGTGTTGCCGCGCTCGGCCCCGACCCGCTCGCCGAGTCCTTCACCGTCGAGGCGCTCAAGCGCATCGTCGGCGGCAACCGTACCCAGATCAAGGGCCTCCTGCGCGACCAGAAGGTGATCGCGGGCATCGGGAACGCCTACTCCGACGAGGTGCTGCACGCCGCGAAGATGTCCCCGTTCAAGATCGCGGCCACGCTGACCGACGCCCAGATCGCCGACCTGCACGAGGCCATCGTCACCACGCTGAGCGACGCCGTCGAGCGCGCGCACGGGCTGGCGGCCAAGGACCTCAAGGCGGAGAAGAAGTCGGGCCTGCGCGTGCACAACCGCACGGGGCAGCCCTGCGACGTGTGCGGCGACACGATCAGGGAGGTCTCGTTCGCCGACTCGTCGTTGCAGTACTGCCCCACCTGCCAGACAGGCGGCAAGCCGCTGGCCGACCGCCGCCTGTCCAAGCTGCTCAAGTAG
- a CDS encoding GOLPH3/VPS74 family protein: MTVTIAEELLLLAYSDDKGKPLIADSRLDHAVAGALLAELAVRGRVELTGRTLTGRKLTVRDPRPLRDELLDGVLNHMAKRSDRSPSWWLQRLEKHDRRMRLLSRLAAMGVLREQRDKALGIFTVTTWPTAFPGVEAAVRQRVSAALAGAHHDERTAALIGLVHSAGLTRKAFPGADRRRFKHFAAGAWASGPVASTVASINSAVKASSSGGAGGEGGDGG, translated from the coding sequence ATGACGGTGACGATCGCCGAGGAACTCCTGCTGCTCGCCTACAGCGACGACAAGGGCAAGCCGCTCATCGCCGACAGCCGCCTCGACCACGCCGTGGCCGGTGCGCTCCTGGCCGAGCTGGCCGTCCGCGGCCGGGTGGAGCTGACGGGCAGGACGCTGACGGGCAGAAAGCTGACCGTCAGGGACCCGAGGCCGCTCCGCGACGAGCTGCTCGACGGCGTGCTGAACCACATGGCCAAGCGGAGCGACAGGAGCCCGTCCTGGTGGCTGCAGAGGCTGGAGAAGCACGACCGGCGCATGCGCCTGCTCTCCCGGCTCGCCGCCATGGGCGTGCTGAGGGAGCAGCGTGACAAGGCGCTGGGCATCTTCACGGTCACCACCTGGCCGACGGCCTTCCCCGGCGTGGAGGCCGCCGTGCGGCAACGCGTGTCCGCGGCCCTGGCGGGCGCCCATCACGACGAGCGCACCGCCGCGCTGATCGGCCTCGTCCACTCCGCCGGCCTCACCCGCAAGGCCTTCCCCGGCGCCGACAGGAGGCGCTTCAAGCACTTCGCCGCGGGCGCCTGGGCGTCCGGGCCGGTGGCGTCCACCGTCGCCTCCATCAACTCGGCCGTCAAGGCGTCCTCCTCCGGAGGAGCGGGCGGTGAGGGAGGCGACGGCGGCTGA
- a CDS encoding TenA family protein translates to MSMSERLHAIGRPLLQAQLGHATVAGIGRGDLPEPVFRSWLEQDYLFLLDYVRVFARLAWQAPDAHLGDLVDLAHTTFHDELSLHRSMSAEFGADLEGAVKGPACAAYTEFLLESAGSYGEGLAALYPCMWGYSNLGRILAEDPPEEPRYRAWVDTYADPGFAALTVRIGQMIDEARPDPARAEELFAEGMRHELAFWDVP, encoded by the coding sequence ATGAGCATGTCGGAAAGACTTCACGCCATCGGCCGCCCGCTGCTGCAGGCCCAGCTCGGCCACGCCACCGTCGCCGGGATCGGGCGCGGGGACCTGCCGGAGCCGGTGTTCCGGTCGTGGCTGGAGCAGGACTACCTGTTCCTGCTGGACTATGTACGGGTGTTCGCGCGGCTGGCCTGGCAGGCGCCGGACGCGCACCTGGGCGACCTGGTGGATCTGGCGCACACCACCTTCCACGACGAGCTGAGCCTGCACCGGTCGATGTCGGCGGAGTTCGGGGCCGATCTGGAAGGGGCGGTGAAGGGGCCGGCGTGCGCGGCGTACACGGAGTTCCTGCTGGAATCGGCCGGTTCGTACGGGGAGGGGCTGGCCGCGCTGTACCCGTGCATGTGGGGATATTCGAACCTCGGGCGGATCCTGGCGGAGGACCCGCCCGAGGAGCCGCGCTACCGGGCCTGGGTGGACACGTACGCGGATCCGGGGTTCGCCGCGCTCACCGTGCGGATCGGGCAGATGATCGACGAGGCCCGGCCGGATCCGGCCCGCGCCGAGGAGCTGTTCGCCGAGGGGATGAGGCACGAGCTGGCGTTCTGGGACGTGCCGTGA
- a CDS encoding purine-cytosine permease family protein, whose product MTHVADEVPLTLEGRPPKTLGVLDQGALWANLGVSLLGFSGAMFLVNPLGNAPLSLAAALVATVVGSLIGTAMVGLSAIPGTQTGQPAMVLLRGLFGARISYMPTVLNIVQMLGWGAFELWVIATAAGAIFPAVPYAVWVVVAGVLTTALTIWPLGAVRVLRRYVTIGVIIAMVWFAWFFLREAPAQEGGSWTAFPAAVDYVIALSVSWVPMAADFARHSRSTGAAFTGVVGGYTLAQVACLGLGVYAVAIAGNADAVFGTFVAVPLGALFFAILVLRETDQSFANVYSTTVSLQNLMPRVDRRAFSVAIGVLTVVIALLVDVTSYGAFLGVIGAVFVPMFAVLAVDYFLLGGSRRWNTEENAPSRWSMLVPWALGFAAYWLTTSTPTIAAWDGFWASAREAIGFTRQVWMNGALGGALVAALVTLLIGLLVRKPSVRR is encoded by the coding sequence ATGACGCATGTCGCCGACGAAGTTCCGCTGACACTCGAAGGCCGGCCGCCGAAGACGCTGGGCGTGCTCGACCAGGGCGCGCTCTGGGCGAACCTCGGCGTCAGCCTCCTCGGCTTCTCCGGGGCGATGTTCCTGGTCAACCCGCTCGGCAACGCCCCGCTCAGCCTGGCGGCGGCGCTCGTGGCGACCGTGGTCGGCAGCCTGATCGGCACGGCCATGGTGGGGCTGTCGGCCATCCCGGGCACGCAGACGGGGCAGCCGGCGATGGTGCTGCTGCGCGGGCTGTTCGGGGCGCGGATCTCCTACATGCCGACGGTGCTGAACATCGTGCAGATGCTCGGCTGGGGCGCGTTCGAGCTCTGGGTGATCGCCACGGCCGCCGGGGCGATCTTTCCGGCGGTGCCGTACGCGGTGTGGGTGGTCGTGGCGGGGGTGCTGACCACCGCGCTGACGATCTGGCCGCTCGGGGCCGTCCGGGTGCTGCGCCGGTACGTCACGATCGGCGTCATCATCGCGATGGTCTGGTTCGCCTGGTTCTTCCTGCGTGAGGCGCCGGCGCAGGAGGGCGGCTCGTGGACCGCCTTCCCCGCCGCGGTCGACTACGTGATCGCGCTGTCGGTGTCGTGGGTGCCGATGGCGGCCGACTTCGCCCGGCACTCGCGCTCCACCGGCGCCGCCTTCACCGGGGTGGTCGGCGGTTACACGCTCGCCCAGGTGGCCTGCCTGGGGCTGGGCGTGTACGCGGTGGCCATCGCGGGCAACGCGGACGCCGTGTTCGGCACGTTCGTCGCGGTGCCGCTGGGCGCGCTGTTCTTCGCCATCCTGGTGCTGCGCGAGACCGACCAGTCCTTCGCCAACGTCTACTCCACCACGGTCTCGCTGCAGAACCTGATGCCGCGCGTGGACCGGCGCGCCTTCTCGGTCGCCATCGGGGTGCTCACCGTCGTGATCGCCCTGCTCGTGGACGTGACGTCGTACGGCGCGTTCCTGGGCGTGATCGGGGCGGTGTTCGTGCCGATGTTCGCGGTGCTGGCCGTGGACTACTTCCTGCTGGGCGGCTCCCGCCGCTGGAACACCGAGGAGAACGCGCCCTCGCGCTGGTCCATGCTGGTGCCGTGGGCGCTGGGCTTCGCCGCCTACTGGCTGACGACCTCGACGCCGACCATCGCGGCGTGGGACGGGTTCTGGGCGTCCGCGCGCGAGGCCATCGGCTTCACCCGGCAGGTGTGGATGAACGGCGCGCTGGGCGGGGCACTGGTGGCCGCGCTGGTCACGCTGCTCATCGGCCTGCTGGTGCGGAAGCCTTCCGTTCGACGTTGA
- a CDS encoding winged helix-turn-helix transcriptional regulator, with protein sequence MDDDYDVRQWDVREDCEVRQILDRIADKWSLLVIALLDCQSLRFTQLRREIDGISQRMLSVTLRQLERDGLVSRTVHPVVPPRVDYALTPLGRTLHQTIKSLVTWTEQHQEEIIAARASYDSRREMMES encoded by the coding sequence GTGGACGACGACTACGACGTGCGCCAGTGGGACGTGCGGGAGGACTGCGAGGTCCGCCAGATCCTCGACCGCATCGCTGACAAGTGGTCGCTGCTGGTGATCGCGCTGCTCGACTGCCAGAGCCTGCGCTTCACCCAGCTCCGCCGCGAGATCGACGGCATCAGCCAGCGCATGCTCAGCGTCACCCTGCGCCAGCTCGAACGCGACGGCCTGGTCAGCCGCACGGTCCACCCGGTCGTGCCACCCCGCGTGGACTACGCGCTGACGCCGCTCGGCCGCACCCTGCACCAGACCATCAAGTCCCTGGTCACCTGGACCGAACAGCACCAGGAGGAGATCATCGCGGCGCGTGCTTCCTACGACTCGCGACGCGAGATGATGGAGTCATGA
- a CDS encoding ATP-binding protein, with protein sequence MSSVVLLPYAPSSVAVARQRLSTDLQDSGVFAAAIDDAVLVVSELLSNALRHAHPLPSGMVRVAWLRSDDHIEVAVSDGGAATEPRAGRPTLSSLGGRGLGIVEYVAESWGVRHDGDTTTVWAILPAPSQSMNGQVAALREVS encoded by the coding sequence GTGTCAAGCGTGGTGCTGCTGCCGTACGCGCCGTCCAGCGTTGCCGTCGCCCGCCAGCGTCTGAGCACTGACCTGCAGGACAGTGGGGTCTTTGCCGCCGCGATCGACGATGCCGTGCTGGTGGTGAGCGAGTTGCTGAGCAACGCGCTGCGGCACGCGCATCCGCTGCCGTCGGGCATGGTGAGGGTCGCCTGGCTGCGCAGCGACGATCACATCGAAGTGGCGGTGAGCGACGGGGGAGCGGCCACCGAGCCACGGGCAGGCCGCCCGACCCTGTCCTCACTCGGGGGCCGGGGGCTGGGCATCGTGGAGTACGTGGCGGAGAGCTGGGGGGTCAGGCACGACGGTGACACGACGACCGTCTGGGCCATCCTGCCCGCTCCGAGCCAGTCGATGAACGGGCAGGTGGCGGCCCTGCGAGAGGTCAGTTAG
- a CDS encoding methylated-DNA--[protein]-cysteine S-methyltransferase, which produces MSSNDLDALLRVTSSTYRGETPPDIAFGTYDGAVGRLVLAVTGKGIAACSFEAENDVFELVTRHVGSFIGPEARRLDPVRRELDAYFSGRLRTFATPVDLALATPFARTVLQKTMAVPYGTTTTLERIGESIGRPRALRAIGNALASNPVCVIVPCHRVVREDGALGDYAGGASAKQHLLNVERKASAPAGR; this is translated from the coding sequence ATGTCGAGCAACGATCTCGATGCCCTGTTGCGGGTGACCTCCAGCACCTATCGGGGCGAGACGCCGCCCGACATCGCCTTCGGCACCTACGACGGCGCCGTGGGCAGGCTGGTGCTGGCCGTGACGGGCAAGGGCATCGCGGCGTGCAGCTTCGAGGCGGAGAACGACGTGTTCGAGCTGGTCACCAGGCATGTGGGCAGCTTCATCGGGCCCGAAGCCAGGCGGCTCGACCCGGTGCGCAGGGAGCTCGACGCGTACTTCTCCGGGCGGCTGCGCACGTTCGCCACGCCGGTGGACCTGGCGCTGGCCACGCCGTTCGCGCGCACGGTGCTGCAGAAGACCATGGCCGTGCCCTACGGCACCACCACGACGCTGGAGCGGATCGGCGAGAGCATCGGCCGGCCGCGCGCGCTGCGGGCGATCGGCAACGCGCTGGCCTCCAACCCCGTCTGCGTGATCGTGCCCTGCCACCGGGTGGTGCGCGAGGACGGCGCGCTCGGCGACTACGCGGGCGGCGCGTCCGCCAAGCAGCACCTGCTCAACGTCGAACGGAAGGCTTCCGCACCAGCAGGCCGATGA
- a CDS encoding PAS domain-containing sensor histidine kinase yields MGDEWAGSDDEIARAALASSPNAVVALDRDQSVLVWNAAAERVFGWSAEEVVGRRAPIVPDELTTEHTAALERVRTGEPVSLRTRRLHSNGTLLDLRVDISALRLGSAVGGYVCVYHPALADHVARERVARRARLVRRLTDVVGDINSELELSAVLDRISASLTELTGADAGGFVLIEGERLRLVSTYQLPASIRGTTTELRTSLVDKLLRTGKTVLLESHGLDDLVWARLSGLHTIALGLAAVGGRPYGALYALFANRTPGHLELELLELLAGHAGIAVGNAVAYQEAVRQRAHERAVFDASADGIALLDQAGRVVRWNPAAAELTALPGESVIGGPPPFPVPGAGEKGTFQLDNGRWLDVVSAQIEETGEVVVDFRDVTAAKELEEAKDLFLATTSHELRTPITIVRGFASTLDSRWDKMNDPERRSAVHTIAERARSLGELMDHLLLGARAGADELKVRIEEFDLAERIEGATLGLPALSDRHRVEVDLAEGLPYVLGDALATDIILGQLLENAFKYSPRGGLISVGAWPEEDNVVVVVDDEGVGIAPPDRERIFERFVQVDSGDRRRFGGVGLGLYIVRSLARAQGGDVSAHPRPEGGTRMRLVLRCAAPIRSDTPMR; encoded by the coding sequence GTGGGGGACGAATGGGCCGGTAGTGACGATGAGATCGCACGCGCTGCGCTCGCCAGCTCACCCAACGCCGTCGTGGCGCTCGACAGGGACCAGAGCGTGCTGGTCTGGAACGCCGCGGCGGAGCGGGTGTTCGGGTGGAGCGCGGAGGAGGTGGTCGGGCGCAGGGCGCCCATCGTGCCGGACGAGCTGACCACCGAGCACACCGCCGCCCTGGAGCGGGTACGCACCGGCGAGCCCGTCTCGCTGCGCACCAGGCGCCTGCACAGCAACGGCACCCTGCTCGACCTGCGGGTGGACATCAGCGCGTTGCGCCTGGGCAGCGCCGTGGGCGGCTACGTGTGCGTCTACCACCCGGCGCTGGCCGACCACGTGGCCAGGGAGCGGGTGGCCCGCCGGGCCAGGCTCGTGCGCCGGCTCACCGACGTGGTCGGCGACATCAACTCCGAGCTGGAGCTGTCGGCCGTGCTGGACCGGATCTCGGCCAGCCTCACCGAGCTCACCGGCGCGGACGCGGGCGGGTTCGTGCTCATCGAGGGCGAACGGCTGCGCCTGGTCAGCACGTACCAGCTGCCGGCCTCGATCAGGGGCACCACCACCGAGCTGCGGACGAGCCTGGTGGACAAACTTTTACGCACCGGGAAGACCGTGCTGCTGGAGTCCCACGGGCTGGACGACCTGGTGTGGGCCCGGCTGAGCGGGCTGCACACGATCGCGCTGGGGCTGGCCGCCGTGGGCGGGCGGCCGTACGGCGCGCTCTACGCGCTGTTCGCGAACCGGACGCCGGGCCATCTGGAGCTGGAACTGCTGGAGCTGCTGGCCGGGCACGCGGGCATCGCCGTCGGCAACGCGGTGGCCTACCAGGAGGCGGTGCGGCAGCGGGCGCACGAGCGGGCGGTGTTCGACGCCAGCGCCGACGGCATCGCCCTGCTCGACCAGGCCGGGCGCGTCGTGCGCTGGAACCCGGCCGCGGCCGAGCTGACCGCGCTGCCCGGCGAGTCCGTCATCGGCGGGCCGCCGCCGTTCCCGGTGCCGGGGGCGGGTGAGAAGGGCACCTTCCAGCTCGACAACGGGCGGTGGCTGGACGTGGTCAGCGCCCAGATCGAGGAGACGGGCGAGGTCGTCGTGGACTTCCGCGACGTGACCGCGGCCAAGGAGCTGGAGGAGGCCAAGGACCTGTTCCTGGCCACGACCAGCCACGAGCTTCGTACGCCGATCACGATCGTGCGGGGGTTCGCCAGCACGCTCGACTCGCGCTGGGACAAGATGAACGATCCCGAGCGCCGCTCGGCCGTGCACACGATCGCCGAGCGGGCCAGGTCGCTGGGCGAGCTGATGGACCACCTGCTGCTGGGGGCCAGGGCGGGGGCCGACGAGCTGAAGGTGCGGATCGAGGAGTTCGACCTGGCCGAGCGGATCGAGGGGGCCACTCTGGGGCTGCCCGCGCTGTCGGACAGGCACCGGGTGGAGGTGGACCTGGCCGAGGGGCTGCCGTACGTGCTGGGCGACGCGCTGGCCACCGACATCATCCTCGGCCAGCTCCTGGAGAACGCGTTCAAGTACTCGCCCAGGGGCGGGCTGATCAGCGTCGGGGCCTGGCCGGAGGAGGACAACGTGGTCGTGGTCGTCGACGACGAGGGAGTCGGAATCGCCCCGCCTGACCGGGAGCGGATCTTTGAGCGCTTCGTCCAGGTGGACAGCGGCGACCGGAGACGGTTTGGTGGAGTAGGGCTCGGTCTCTACATCGTCCGCAGCCTCGCCAGGGCACAGGGGGGAGATGTCAGCGCGCATCCGAGGCCGGAAGGGGGCACCAGAATGCGACTCGTACTCAGGTGTGCTGCCCCTATCCGATCCGACACACCGATGCGGTAA